A single uncultured Methanolobus sp. DNA region contains:
- the mutS gene encoding DNA mismatch repair protein MutS, which translates to MMSKVTPAMQQYYAAKEEHKDALIFFRMGDFYESFGEDAKTIAKELEITLTNRGKDKDGEKMPLAGIPYHAIDNYLPRLIKKGYKVAICEQLEDPKQAKGVVKRGVVRVVTPGTAMDSSMFSDSSNNYLMALYGDKGEYGLSFLDISTGEFLTTQLTDAEPYDRIASEVARMGPSECIMPPSLLKDTHLTTRLRELRIITHEFNEDAFDHKMAEKMLMEHFKVSTLEGMGCTELMEAVASAGAALRYATDTQMRELSQVQTLKTYFDSEFMVLDAITLRNLEIVRNVRGEGNDASLIGVLDETKTPMGRRQLQKWLLKPLISVDAINDRQDAVAWLHDNTLVRFDIRAHLSYVRDMERLVGRVMYGNSNARDLVSLKRSLESVPLLIDSLQECKDIELLEGISTQFSSFSELGELAKLIDSAIVEEPPLSVRDGGMIKSGYNEQLDELFDLSKNGKQWIAKFQQKERDRSGIKSLKVGYNKVFGYYLEVTKANISQVPDDYIRKQTMTNAERFYTPELKERESAILSADEKMTALEYELLTEVNSIIASHSRELQETAYLIGTLDVLANLAEVAANNNYIRPAITPDCRLLIRDGRHPVVESTVAGGFVPNDTEMDCNEHQFQLITGPNMAGKSTYMRQIAMIVVMAQSGSFVPASHASIGIVDRVFTRVGAFDDLASGQSTFMVEMVELANILNNATPKSLVLLDEIGRGTSTYDGYSIAKAVVEYIHNKGRVGVRSLFATHYHQLTEVAASLKRVKNYHIAVKEDGDDLVFLRKIVPGATDRSYGIHVARIAGVPHAVTSRAKEILEDIEDECMLSEEDRKGSKKKQRSSAKYTQVILFDQDASYNESAPDPVIEELKKLDLNSMTPIEALNKLNELKGKLS; encoded by the coding sequence ATCATGAGTAAAGTAACCCCTGCCATGCAACAGTATTATGCAGCAAAGGAAGAGCATAAGGACGCCCTCATATTCTTCAGGATGGGGGATTTTTACGAATCATTCGGAGAAGACGCAAAGACGATTGCAAAAGAACTTGAGATCACCCTGACAAACCGCGGGAAGGATAAGGATGGTGAAAAGATGCCGCTTGCGGGCATTCCATATCATGCTATCGATAATTATCTCCCCCGGCTTATCAAGAAAGGATACAAGGTTGCCATATGCGAGCAGCTTGAGGACCCAAAACAGGCCAAAGGTGTTGTGAAAAGAGGAGTCGTAAGGGTAGTCACTCCTGGAACAGCTATGGATTCTTCCATGTTCTCGGACTCTTCCAACAATTATCTCATGGCGCTGTATGGTGATAAAGGCGAATACGGCCTGTCCTTTCTGGATATTTCCACAGGTGAGTTCCTGACTACCCAGCTTACTGATGCTGAACCATATGACCGTATCGCAAGCGAGGTTGCACGCATGGGTCCGTCAGAATGTATCATGCCGCCATCTCTGCTAAAAGATACTCATCTTACCACTCGTCTCAGGGAACTGAGGATAATTACCCACGAGTTCAACGAGGATGCTTTCGATCATAAAATGGCTGAAAAAATGCTCATGGAGCATTTCAAAGTATCAACCCTTGAAGGCATGGGTTGCACCGAGCTTATGGAAGCAGTTGCTTCTGCAGGTGCAGCATTGCGTTATGCAACAGACACTCAGATGAGGGAACTCTCACAGGTTCAGACTCTGAAGACCTATTTTGATTCCGAGTTCATGGTTCTGGATGCCATCACCCTGAGAAATCTGGAAATTGTAAGGAATGTCAGAGGTGAAGGAAACGATGCTTCCCTTATCGGTGTTCTTGATGAAACTAAAACCCCAATGGGCAGAAGACAGTTACAGAAGTGGCTTCTCAAGCCTCTTATTTCAGTAGATGCCATTAACGACAGGCAGGATGCAGTGGCATGGCTTCATGATAATACGCTTGTGCGGTTCGACATAAGGGCACACCTTTCCTATGTAAGGGACATGGAGCGTCTTGTTGGAAGAGTGATGTACGGTAATTCCAATGCAAGAGACCTTGTGTCCTTGAAAAGATCCCTGGAATCCGTTCCTCTCCTAATTGATTCTCTTCAGGAATGTAAAGATATTGAATTGCTTGAGGGCATATCGACCCAATTCTCTTCTTTCTCAGAACTTGGTGAGCTTGCAAAACTCATTGACAGCGCAATCGTAGAAGAACCTCCTCTCAGTGTAAGGGATGGAGGAATGATAAAGTCAGGTTACAATGAGCAGCTTGATGAGCTGTTCGACCTTTCAAAGAATGGGAAGCAATGGATAGCGAAATTCCAGCAGAAAGAGCGTGACAGGTCTGGAATCAAATCCCTGAAAGTAGGTTATAACAAGGTTTTCGGCTACTATCTTGAGGTCACAAAAGCCAATATCTCGCAGGTTCCTGATGATTATATCAGGAAGCAGACCATGACCAATGCCGAGAGGTTCTATACTCCTGAACTTAAGGAACGTGAGAGTGCGATTCTTTCGGCTGATGAGAAAATGACCGCACTTGAATATGAGCTGCTGACCGAGGTCAATTCCATTATTGCCTCACATTCACGGGAGTTACAGGAAACAGCTTATCTTATCGGTACACTTGATGTGCTTGCAAACCTTGCTGAAGTTGCAGCAAATAACAATTACATAAGACCTGCGATAACTCCTGACTGCAGGTTGCTTATCAGGGATGGAAGACATCCGGTTGTGGAAAGCACGGTTGCTGGCGGATTTGTCCCAAACGACACTGAGATGGATTGCAATGAACACCAGTTCCAGTTGATTACCGGACCGAACATGGCAGGTAAATCCACGTACATGAGACAGATAGCAATGATAGTCGTCATGGCGCAGTCAGGTTCCTTTGTACCCGCATCCCATGCTTCCATCGGAATTGTTGACAGGGTATTCACAAGGGTAGGTGCTTTCGATGACCTTGCAAGCGGCCAGAGTACTTTCATGGTCGAAATGGTTGAGCTTGCCAATATTCTGAACAATGCAACGCCTAAAAGCCTTGTACTGCTTGATGAGATCGGCAGGGGTACAAGTACCTATGATGGTTACAGCATCGCAAAGGCAGTTGTTGAGTACATTCACAACAAAGGACGTGTCGGTGTCAGGTCACTTTTCGCAACTCACTACCACCAGCTTACAGAAGTTGCAGCCAGCCTGAAACGTGTTAAGAATTACCATATTGCCGTAAAGGAAGATGGCGATGACCTTGTCTTCCTGCGTAAGATCGTTCCCGGTGCAACTGACAGGAGTTATGGTATTCATGTTGCAAGGATAGCCGGTGTTCCTCATGCAGTCACTTCAAGGGCAAAGGAGATCCTTGAGGATATTGAGGATGAGTGTATGCTGAGTGAAGAGGACCGTAAGGGGAGTAAAAAGAAACAGCGCAGCAGTGCCAAATATACTCAGGTCATACTGTTTGATCAGGATGCATCTTATAATGAAAGCGCTCCTGATCCGGTGATCGAGGAACTTAAAAAACTGGATCTTAATTCAATGACTCCTATAGAGGCACTGAATAAACTGAATGAATTAAAAGGAAAATTGTCATAG
- a CDS encoding PEF-CTERM sorting domain-containing protein yields the protein MKTLARTLILAVSAMMLFAGTAVAVDTTVSSGDTLVVNITNPVILGVTDTLIIDGTVLIENMGLLTNLGTITVENEGAIVIENGGTFANYGTVYNSENIEISGFLQNSGVIVFNNGNISILQTGELDNSAYLANYGNITNHGIFSNHNTIQNYGTINLYYDGTHSGMENVAPIPVNIIADPKQEIPEFPSVAIPIAAIVGLAFIFQRRKN from the coding sequence ATGAAAACACTTGCAAGAACTTTGATATTAGCTGTATCCGCAATGATGCTCTTTGCCGGAACAGCAGTAGCAGTTGATACAACTGTATCTTCTGGAGATACACTTGTGGTCAACATTACAAATCCAGTCATACTTGGCGTGACTGATACTTTAATCATTGATGGAACAGTCCTTATTGAAAATATGGGGCTCCTTACAAATTTAGGAACCATAACTGTTGAAAACGAAGGGGCTATCGTTATTGAAAATGGTGGAACTTTTGCAAACTACGGAACTGTTTATAACAGCGAAAATATAGAGATAAGTGGATTTTTGCAGAATTCCGGTGTTATCGTATTCAATAATGGAAACATCAGTATCCTTCAGACCGGAGAACTGGATAATAGCGCTTACCTGGCAAACTATGGAAACATAACAAACCACGGAATTTTCAGCAACCATAATACAATACAAAACTATGGTACAATCAATTTGTATTATGATGGAACCCATTCCGGAATGGAAAATGTTGCTCCTATACCTGTTAACATTATAGCTGATCCTAAACAGGAAATTCCTGAATTCCCTTCAGTAGCTATCCCAATAGCAGCAATAGTTGGTCTGGCGTTTATATTCCAGCGCAGAAAGAATTGA
- a CDS encoding SAM-dependent methyltransferase has translation MSVQYQNVVPWGRSFQEYVDMFSLTGEDLNKSILGCGDGPASFNCEMNRKGKAVISVDPIYEADGETIRKRIDETYLEVLEQTRANQDKFIWKNISSVEELGGIRMNSMNMFLDDFEDGKKQGRYVAGGLPELPFADDSFDLALVSHLLFLYSEQLSFDFHVQAIDELLRVAGEVRIFPLVDLNSRKSIHLDEIIGELVSQGHVVSEDKVSYEFQKGGNTMLKILK, from the coding sequence ATGTCAGTCCAGTACCAGAATGTTGTTCCATGGGGACGCTCTTTTCAGGAATATGTTGACATGTTCAGTCTTACAGGCGAAGACCTGAACAAGTCCATTCTGGGTTGTGGTGATGGTCCTGCAAGTTTTAACTGTGAAATGAACAGGAAAGGCAAAGCGGTTATTTCAGTTGATCCGATCTATGAGGCAGACGGGGAAACCATCCGGAAAAGGATCGATGAAACTTACTTAGAAGTGCTGGAGCAGACAAGAGCAAACCAGGACAAATTCATCTGGAAGAACATATCTTCAGTTGAAGAACTGGGCGGAATTCGCATGAATTCCATGAATATGTTCCTTGATGATTTTGAGGACGGTAAAAAGCAGGGTAGGTATGTTGCAGGCGGGTTGCCTGAACTGCCGTTTGCAGACGATTCATTTGATCTGGCTCTTGTATCTCACCTGTTATTTTTGTATTCGGAGCAACTATCATTTGATTTTCATGTTCAGGCAATTGATGAGCTTTTGAGGGTTGCCGGGGAAGTAAGGATATTTCCACTGGTTGATCTGAATTCAAGAAAGTCCATACATCTGGATGAGATTATAGGGGAATTGGTTTCACAGGGTCATGTTGTCAGTGAGGACAAAGTCAGCTATGAATTCCAGAAGGGTGGGAACACTATGCTCAAAATCCTGAAGTAA
- a CDS encoding multidrug effflux MFS transporter, producing MDNSGKLKNIVPLLALLTAFPAFSTDMILPAIPSLAVLWDKPLSVVNLILIGFFVTYGFSLLFYGPISDRYGRKKPLIAGIILYIIASVLCAMANSATALIAFRVLQAAGAAASASLSMAMTKDIFSGNERQRILAYIAVIMALAPMFAPIVGGWILAYMTWHWIFIAQGAMGLIGLLGVIRTPETLKEPTIVPISKVMNSYGNLLLNTNYVVMVLVMSISLLPLYSFIAGSSALYINGFGMTEQTFSYFFAFNALALMAGSMSCLKLTDRIDPKHLMTAGFAGIAVGAVLILIIGHYGPWAFALPMAIITYSIGISRPPSNHLVLEQVHKDAGAASSLLIFTYFTLGAVGMWLVSQEWMERMQILGTITLICGVIVFAAWMLLQKRGLGSGN from the coding sequence ATGGACAATTCCGGTAAACTAAAAAACATAGTTCCTTTGTTAGCTCTTTTGACCGCATTTCCCGCTTTTTCCACTGACATGATACTGCCGGCGATACCGTCACTTGCAGTACTATGGGACAAGCCACTATCAGTTGTTAATCTGATACTCATCGGCTTCTTTGTAACCTACGGATTCTCACTGCTCTTCTACGGACCAATATCTGACAGATACGGACGCAAGAAACCCCTGATAGCAGGTATCATCCTTTACATAATTGCCAGTGTCCTCTGCGCAATGGCCAACAGTGCAACTGCATTGATAGCATTCAGAGTACTCCAGGCTGCTGGTGCTGCTGCCAGCGCATCCCTGTCCATGGCAATGACAAAAGACATCTTTTCAGGAAATGAAAGGCAGAGAATACTTGCATACATCGCTGTAATAATGGCGCTTGCACCAATGTTCGCACCAATTGTAGGTGGGTGGATACTTGCTTACATGACATGGCACTGGATCTTCATTGCTCAGGGTGCAATGGGACTTATCGGTCTTCTGGGCGTCATCAGAACACCGGAAACACTAAAAGAACCAACAATAGTTCCGATATCAAAGGTTATGAACTCTTACGGAAACCTGCTGCTTAACACCAATTACGTGGTCATGGTACTTGTGATGTCCATCAGCCTGCTGCCGCTTTACAGTTTCATTGCCGGCTCTTCAGCCCTGTACATCAACGGATTCGGCATGACCGAGCAAACCTTCAGCTACTTCTTCGCATTCAACGCCCTTGCACTCATGGCCGGATCGATGTCATGCCTGAAACTCACAGACAGGATAGATCCAAAACACCTGATGACAGCCGGCTTTGCAGGAATTGCTGTCGGAGCCGTACTAATACTAATAATAGGACATTACGGACCCTGGGCATTTGCACTCCCAATGGCAATTATAACATATTCCATCGGCATCAGCAGACCTCCAAGCAACCACCTTGTACTCGAACAGGTGCACAAGGATGCCGGAGCTGCATCTTCCCTGCTCATATTCACATACTTCACCCTCGGTGCAGTAGGAATGTGGCTTGTCTCACAGGAATGGATGGAGCGCATGCAGATACTTGGAACCATCACCCTGATTTGTGGAGTAATTGTTTTTGCAGCATGGATGCTGTTGCAGAAAAGAGGACTCGGTTCTGGAAACTAA